The proteins below are encoded in one region of Oreochromis niloticus isolate F11D_XX linkage group LG6, O_niloticus_UMD_NMBU, whole genome shotgun sequence:
- the LOC100693932 gene encoding polymeric immunoglobulin receptor: MEESAIPSVLIVQLCTSLHIAVKDHSVCLTFSNLKFQSAKAKMWSLQNLLFILCIVLRCVTSAVGVIHVTGYVGREVNVSCSYNEGYESYEKYLCKNDCGSDDVLITTSNSVKNKYRVHDDKTARIFTTTITDLQSTDAGKYWCGVTRTGNDIYTKVELKLVRDSCCDTVTKVQSYEGYSESVSCRYESQYQNSLKYICRGNQPSTCLQDALITSDTKLNGRFRLDDDKVLGTFTVNINSLTQNDSGSYLCGVQRNSELDVFSAIELEVEEWCCVKAKHINGIAGRPLTLQCPYPPQHQNNRKFLCKGDHRNKCTDILMDQRFTLQDDAASSSFFVMIRYLDVHDTGTYWCGSDPQWRVGNYTKIELSVVTVRCVTCDIGRTRS; this comes from the exons ATGGAAGAAAGCGCCATCCCCTCTGTACTTATAGTTCAGCTCTGCACGTCTCTTCACATTGCTGTAAAAGACCACAGTGTCTGCTTAACATTTTCAAATCTTAAATTTCAATCAGCCAAAGCAAAGATGTGGAGCCTCCAAAACCTGCTTTTCATCCTCTGCA TTGTTCTGAGATGTGTGACCAGTGCAGTAGGGGTGATCCATGTGACTGGATATGTGGGGAGAGAGGTTAACGTTTCCTGCTCTTATAATGAGGGTTATGAATCTTATGAAAAGTACCTGTGTAAGAACGACTGTGGTAGTGACGATGTTCTTATTACAACATCAAACTCCgtgaaaaacaaatacaggGTCCATGATGACAAAACAGCACGAATCTTCACAACGACCATCACTGATCTTCAATCCACGGATGCTGGGAAATATTGGTGTGGAGTGACCAGAACTGGGAATGATATCTACACTAAAGTCGAGCTGAAATTAGTACGAg ACAGCTGCTGTGACACTGTGACCAAAGTTCAAAGTTATGAGGGATATTCGGAGTCTGTCAGTTGTCGGTATGAGTCTCAGTACCAGAACAGCCTGAAGTACATCTGCAGAGGAAATCAGCCCTCCACATGTCTGCAGGATGCACTaatcacctctgacaccaaacTAAATGGACGATTTAGACTTGATGATGACAAAGTGTTAGGAACATTCACAGTGAACATTAACAGTTTGACTCAAAATGATTCAGGATCATACCTCTGTGGTGTCCAAAGAAACTCTGAGCTGGATGTTTTCTCTGCTATTGAGCTGGAAGTTGAAG AGTGGTGCTGTGTCAAAGCAAAACACATAAATGGTATTGCAGGACGTCCACTAACGTTGCAGTGTCCTTATCCTCCACAACACCAAAATAACAGGAAGTTCCTCTGTAAGGGAGACCACCGCAACAAATGCACAGACATCTTGATGGATCAAAGGTTCACACTGCAAGATGATGCTGCCTCCAGCTCCTTCTTTGTGATGATCAGATACTTAGATGTACATGATACTGGGACATACTGGTGTGGGTCAGACCCACAGTGGAGAGTTGGAAACTACACCAAGATTGAGCTTTCAGTGG TGACTGTGAGATGTGTGACCTGTGATATTGGG AGGACACGCAGTTGA
- the LOC102077556 gene encoding polymeric immunoglobulin receptor isoform X3 — protein sequence MEESAIPSVLIVQLCTSLLIALQDHSVCIILSNLTFQSAKAKMWSLQNLLFILCIALRCVTSAVGVIHVTGYVGGEVNVSCSYNEGYESYEKYLCKNGCGSDDVLITTSNSVKNKYRIHDDKTARIFTTTISDLQSVDAGKYWCGVSKNWNDIYTEVDLKLVSDSCCDTVTKVQSYEGHSESVSCQYESQYQNSLKYICRGNRPSTCLQQALITSDTKQNGRFRLDDDKVLGTFTVNINSLTHNDSGSYLCGVQRNSELDVFSAVELKVEEWCCVKSTKINGTAGHPLTLQCPYPPQYRHNSKFLCKGDHRNNCTKMAVSQRRFTLQDNATSSSFMIKITALEADDAGTYWCGTDSQWRVGNYTKIELSVFLQHTSTVTPGTTVGTRIPDAALYVVYTAPVALLLMCVLVIVYKYRCLKEADETTSKHKPKAKSSKEVMGATGSRIYGNQESVLTYKKQRACSHHEDPGRNEEVYANMPTTEEIYCNESFHNRKT from the exons ATGGAAGAAAGTGCCATCCCCTCTGTACTTATAGTTCAGCTCTGCACGTCCCTTCTCATTGCTCTACAAGACCACAGTGTCTGCATAATATTGTCAAATCTTACATTTCAATCGGCCAAAGCAAAGATGTGGAGCCTCCAAAACCTGCTTTTCATCCTCTGCA TTGCTCTGAGATGTGTGACCAGTGCAGTAGGGGTGATCCATGTGACTGGATATGTGGGGGGAGAGGTTAACGTTTCCTGCTCTTACAATGAGGGTTATGAATCTTATGAAAAGTACCTGTGTAAGAATGGCTGTGGTAGTGACGATGTTCTTATTACAACATCAAACTCCgtgaaaaacaaatacaggatcCATGATGACAAAACGGCACGAATCTTCACAACGACCATCTCCGATCTTCAATCTGTGGATGCTGGGAAATATTGGTGTGGAGTGAGCAAAAATTGGAACGATATCTACACTGAAGTCGACCTGAAATTAGTATCAg ACAGCTGCTGTGACACTGTGACCAAAGTTCAAAGTTATGAGGGACACTCTGAGTCTGTCAGTTGTCAGTATGAGTCTCAGTACCAGAACAGTCTGAAGTACATCTGCAGAGGAAATCGGCCCTCCACATGTCTGCAGCAGGCACTgatcacctctgacaccaaacAAAATGGACGATTCAGACTTGATGATGACAAAGTGTTAGGAACATTCACAGTGAACATTAACAGTTTGACTCATAATGATTCAGGGTCATACCTCTGTGGTGTCCAAAGAAACTCTGAGCTGGATGTTTTCTCTGCTGTTGAGCTTAAAGTTGAAG AGTGGTGCTGTGTCAAATCAACTAAAATAAATGGTACTGCAGGACATCCACTAACTTTGCAGTGTCCTTATCCTCCACAATATCGGCATAACAGCAAGTTCCTCTGTAAGGGAGACCACCGCAACAATTGCACAAAGATGGCGGTGAGTCAAAGGAGGTTCACACTGCAAGATAATGCTACTTCCAGTTCTTTCATGATAAAGATCACAGCACTGGAAGCAGATGATGCTGGGACATACTGGTGTGGGACAGACTCACAGTGGAGAGTTGGAAACTACACCAAGATTGAGCTGTCAG TCTTTCTGCAGCACACCAGCACTGTAACTCCCGGCACCACTGTGGGAACAAGAATCCCAG ATGCAGCACTCTATGTGGTTTACACAGCACCCGTTGCGCTGCTGCTAATGTGTGTTCTAGTAATTGTTTATAAGTACAGATGTCTCAAAG AAGCTGATGAAACCACAAGCAAACATAAACCCAAGGCAAAGAGCTCAAAGGAAGTGATGGGTGCAACAGGAAGCAGA ATTTATGGAAATCAAGAAAGTGTTTTGACCTACAAAAAGCAACGCGCCTGTAGCCACCATGAAGATCCAGGTAGAAATGAAGAGGTCTATGCAAACATGCCCACAACAGAAGAAATCTACTGTAATGAAAGTTTCCATAATAGAAAAACATGA
- the LOC102077087 gene encoding polymeric immunoglobulin receptor codes for MRRLQNLLFTFCIALRCVTTAEEVIHVTGYVGSAVKVSCSYDQGYESYEKYLCQNDCHSDNDVLITTSNPVKSKYRIYDDKTARIFTTSISDLRSADAGKYWCGVSRFGRDIYTEVELKLVQDSCCNSVKEVESYAGYSVSFSCPYESRYQNNLKYICKGTQPSMCLQRALITSYNNQNGRFRFDDENILTQFTTKISRLTQSDSGRYLCGIQRNSDLHLFCAFELKVKDHCCDTVTNIESYEGYSESINCPYESQYQNSLKYICRGNQPSTCLQEAIITSDNRESGRFRLNDVKMSRIFTVTISSLTQSDSGYYLCGVQTNSDHDVFSAVDLNVKEWCCVRSTKITGTVGHPLTLQCPYPQQHQDNRKFLCKGDHRNSCRDMVMSQNRFTLQDDIYSSSFSVMITKLEEADAGTYWCGSDSQWRVGNYTKIQLSVEFCCVKSTKINGTVGQPLTLQCPYPSQHRDNRKFLCKGDHRNNCTDMLKNQSRFTLQDASSNTFIVMISKLEVADGGTYWCGSDSQWRVGNYTKIQLSVFPQSTLGEKKPEAVLSLRRNASRKKSSKEVVGAAQSEIYKNQAVVTSNDQSTCNIHEEVDVEVHYENLTASE; via the exons ATGAGGAGACTTCAAAACCTGCTGTTCACCTTTTGCA TTGCTCTGAGGTGTGTGACCACTGCAGAAGAGGTGATCCATGTGACTGGATATGTAGGGAGTGCAGTTAAAGTTTCCTGCTCCTATGATCAGGGTTACGAGTCTTATGAGAAGTACCTGTGTCAGAATGACTGTCACAGCGATAATGATGTTCTTATTACAACATCAAATCCAGTGAAAAGCAAATACAGGATCTATGATGACAAAACAGCACGAATCTTCACAACAAGCATCTCTGATCTTCGTTCTGCGGATGCTGGGAAATACTGGTGTGGAGTGAGCAGATTTGGAAGAGATATCTACACCGAAGTCGAGCTGAAATTAGTCCAAG ACAGCTGCTGTAACAGTGTGAAAGAAGTTGAAAGTTATGCAGGATATTCAGTGTCCTTCAGTTGTCCATATGAGTCAAGGTACCAGAACAACCTGAAGTACATCTGCAAAGGAACCCAGCCCTCCATGTGTCTGCAACGGGCACTAATCACCTCTTACAACAACCAAAATGGGCGATTCAGATTTGATGATGAAAATATCTTAACACAATTCACAACAAAAATTAGCCGTTTGACACAAAGTGATTCAGGGCGTTACCTTTGTGGCATCCAAAGAAACTCTGACCTGCatcttttctgtgcttttgAGCTGAAAGTTAAAG ACCACTGCTGTGATACTGTGACCAATATTGAAAGTTATGAGGGATACTCTGAGTCCATCAATTGTCCTTACGAAAGTCAGTACCAGAACAGCCTGAAGTACATCTGCAGAGGAAACCAGCCCTCCACATGTCTGCAGGAGGCAATAATCACCTCTGACAACAGAGAAAGTGGTCGCTTCAGACttaatgatgtaaaaatgtCAAGAATATTCACAGTGACAATTAGCAGCTTGACCCAAAGTGATTCAGGGTATTACCTTTGTGGTGTTCAAACAAACTCTGACCATGATGTTTTCTCTGCTGTTGACCTGAACGTCAAAG AGTGGTGCTGTGTCAGGTCAACTAAAATAACAGGTACTGTGGGACATCCACTAACTCTGCAGTGCCCTTATCCTCAACAACATCAGGATAACAGGAAGTTCCTCTGTAAGGGAGACCACCGCAACAGCTGCAGAGACATGGTGATGAGTCAAAACAGATTCACACTACAAGATGATATTTATTCCAGCTCTTTCTCAGTGATGATCACAAAGCTAGAAGAAGCTGATGCTGGGACCTACTGGTGTGGGTCAGACTCACAGTGGAGAGTTGGAAACTACACCAAGATTCAGCTGTCAGTCG AGTTCTGCTGTGTCAAATCAACTAAAATAAATGGTACTGTGGGGCAGCCACTAACTTTGCAGTGTCCTTATCCTTCACAACACCGGGATAACAGGAAGTTTCTCTGTAAGGGAGACCACCGCAACAACTGCACAGATATGCTAAAGAATCAAAGCAGATTCACACTACAAGATGCTTCTTCCAACACTTTCATTGTGATGATCTCAAAGCTGGAAGTAGCTGATGGTGGGACATACTGGTGTGGGTCAGACTCACAGTGGAGGGTTGGAAACTACACCAAGATTCAGCTTTCAG TCTTTCCACAGAGCactctgggggaaaaaaaaccag AAGCTGTTCTCTCCCTGAGGAGAAATGCATCTAGGAAAAAGAGTTCAAAGGAGGTGGTTGGTGCAGCACAAAGTGAA ATTTATAAAAATCAAGCTGTGGTGACCTCCAATGACCAAAGCACCTGTAACATCCATGAAGAAGTAGATGTAGAAGTACACTACGAAAACTTGACCGCAAGTGAataa